From a region of the Castanea sativa cultivar Marrone di Chiusa Pesio chromosome 10, ASM4071231v1 genome:
- the LOC142613546 gene encoding uncharacterized protein LOC142613546: MATAPVKSQPLHNFALPFLKWGGKSHTNSTTRCRRTVSPASSEPDSDYHHDSDPPSRVGSRSARNRFGFSPCSFNNNSSSNKQAAEHSGADDVADVEAAAEAEEGVQKPWKLRPRKAVQRSAMVEIENTTTTVTTVLAIPAPQAQNENPKSMRLRGDQSQSTETKKKKEKNKFWIALSKEEIEEDVFIMTGSRPARRPRKRPKNVQKQLDSVFPGLWLVGTTADSYRVAEAPAKR, from the exons ATGGCGACCGCACCAGTGAAGTCTCAGCCACTTCACAACTTCGCGCTCCCGTTCTTGAAATGGGGAGGAAAGAGCCACACCAACAGCACAACCCGTTGCCGCCGCACGGTTTCCCCTGCTTCGTCCGAACCCGACTCCGACTACCACCACGACTCGGACCCGCCGTCTCGGGTCGGATCCCGGTCCGCTCGCAACCGATTCGGATTCTCTCCTTGCTCTTtcaacaacaacagcagcagcaacaagCAGGCGGCAGAGCATTCGGGGGCCGATGACGTGGCGGATGTGGAAGCAGCGGCGGAGGCGGAGGAAGGGGTGCAGAAGCCGTGGAAGTTGAGGCCGAGGAAGGCGGTGCAGAGGAGCGCGATGGTGGAGATCGAGAATACTACGACGACGGTGACTACGGTGCTTGCGATTCCAGCTCCGCAGGCGCAGAACGAGAATCCGAAGTCGATGAGGCTGAGAGGAGATCAGTCGCAGAGTAcggagacgaagaagaagaaggagaagaacaAGTTCTGGATCGCACTCTCTAAGGAAGAAATTGAGGAAGACGTTTTCATCATGACTGGCTCCCGCCCAGCTCGCCGCCCCAGAAAACGCCCCAAGAATGTCCAGAAACAGCTCGAC AGTGTTTTTCCGGGGTTGTGGTTGGTGGGGACCACGGCCGATTCTTATCGGGTGGCCGAAGCTCCGGCAAAG AGGTAG